The stretch of DNA TAAGTGCTTTAGATGTTAGTGCAAATACGGCATTGGTGGAATTATATTGTAATGCTAACCAATTAAGTGCTTTAGATGTTAGTGCAAATACGGCGTTGGTGGAATTATATTGTAATGCTAACCAATTAAGTGCTTTAGATGTTAGTGCTAGTACAGCGTTGGTGGAATTATATTGTTATAACAATCAATTAACCTTCTTAGATATTGGTGGAAATATAGCCTTGACACACTTAATGTGTAGTTCTAACCAGTTGACGACTCTAAACACTAATACGAATCTAGCTTTGATTGCATTAGATTGTAATGCTAACCAAATAGGCTCTTTAGATGTTAGTTCTAATACAGCATTGACAATTTTATATTGTCATGATAATCATCTAGTAAGTTTAAATCTTAAAAATGGAAATAATACGATTCTTAGTTCTTTTAATGCAACGAATAATTCCAACTTAAGTTGTATCCAAGTAGATGATGTTAATTATTCTACTATGAATTGGACGGGAATTGATGGAACAGCAAGTTTTAGTTTACACTGTGGTGTTGTGCCTATTTCTACCAGTTTAGGAAGATTAGAAAATATAGAAGTCTATCCGATTCCAACAAATCACCAACTGCAAATCAATTTGGGACAAACTTATAAGAATGTACTCCTAGAATTGAGGAATGCTATAGGGCAAGTTATTTTAGTTAGGACTTATACCGATGATATCCAAGAACTAGCTCTAGATTTGGAAGGAGATAATGGCGTATACTTTTTAACATTAAAAGTAAAAAATAGCGTAACGACTATTAAAGCTATAAAAGGCACGCTATAATATATATATAATCTACCTTCTTTATTTAAGCTCATTTCAAAACGATTAAGGGGATGTATTGAGCTATCCTTCTAAGACGATTTCTAATAGATGCTTTATAATGGAGTCTTCTAATGTGCAATTCTACTTGCGATTTCATCAACTAAAGAAAAAGGCCTAATTTACGCTTAATGACTTTTGCCCACTTGCTTACTTTTTATAAGAGCAAAAAAAATTGCTAAAAATTTTGTAGATTTATAGCAATAAAAACTATAAAAGATGGCGAAAAGAAAAAGCCAAGTAATTTGGCTAGGTTTTGCTCATGTCAAGAGCATGGGCTTGGGGAAAAAGGTTGGGAATTTGGAGGGAGCACAGACTTATATTGCTACTCGTGCAGATTCTGCGGAAGAATTTAAACATAAGGTAATTGCTATTTTTAGACAAAATAAATTTCAATTGATTGCTTTGGATGCAATTGAGAATGAATTTGATGTGCCCAAGGATGAGTCTGACCCTATTGCCGCCGAAAAAATTGAATTATTTAAGCGCCTTACAAAAGGAAACTTTTTTGCTTGGGGCAACTTCTATCCCTATGGAGAAAAAGAGCAATAAAATACTCCTTTATGAAGACAGCAACAGTTAAGGAACTCAAACTTGAATTAAGTGAGCGAAAGCCACAAGAATTGTTAGAATTATGTTTGCGACTGGCCAAATTCAAAAAAGAAAATAAGGAATTATTGACTTATTTATTGTTTGAGGCTTCTGATGAAGCTACTTATATAGCAACTATAAAGCAAGAAATTGAAGAAGGGTTTCAACAAATTAATAAGACAAGTTATTATTTGATTAAAAAGAGTGTCCGCAAAATTCTGCGTGCTTGTACCAAGTATATTCGTTATTCAAAAAAGAAAGAAACAGAAGTCGATATTCGACTTTTTTTCTGCTATGAACTCATCCGAATGCGACCTACTTTTAAGCAAAATACAGTCCTTAAAAATATGTATCACCAACAGCTTAAATTAATTCGAAAAGTAGTTGGTTCTTTACACGAGGATTTGCAATATGATTATCAACTAGAGCTAGAAGAACTAGAGCAAGCCTATCAAAGAAGATAGGCGTTTGCTTAGTTCAGAATGCGTTCAGCACTTAATTGTTTGGTATACAAACTGTGATATTTTCCTCCTTGCTTCATCAAGTCACTATGACTACCATCTTCTATGATTTTTCCCTTTTGAATCACCAAAATTCGATCGCAATTTTTGATGGTAGACAAACGATGAGCAATAATAATAGCGGTACGGTTTTGAAGCATTTTATGAATGCTTTGTTGAATTTTTGCCTCCGTAATGGTATCAATAGATGAGGTAGCCTCATCCATAATGATAATTTTAGGATTGGGTAAAATTGCTCTAGCAAAAGAAAGCAATTGCTTTTCACCCATGGATAAATTTTCGCCTTCTTCCCCAACAGCTTCATCCAATCGATTAATAAATTGTGTGGCACCAACCAATTCTAATGCTGCAATAATCTCTGTGTCTGTTGCTTCTTTTTTGGCATAGCGAATATTGTCTCGAATAGAACCAATAAAGAGGTGAGGCGTTTGTAAAACCATACCCAATTGGCTGCGCAAACTATGAATGGTCTTTTGTTGATAATCTTCACCATCAATTTTGATGCATCCATTTTGAGGTTCATAAAAACGAGCTACTAAATTGGCAATGGTAGACTTTCCTTCTCCCGTTGCTCCCACCAAGGCAATCGATTGTCCTGCGTTAATCTGTAAGTTGAAGTTTTCAAGAACAGGGTGTTCGGGATTGTAATAAAAGTCAACTTGCTCAAAACGAATTGCTCCTTTTATAGCACCAAAGGCTGTGGCTCCCGCTTGATCTTGAATGCTTATTGGTTCATCAATTAATGAAAAAATTCGCTCTCCTGCGGACAAAGACCCTTGTGCACGTGCATAAAACATAGAAATGTCAACAATGGGAATAAAGATTTTGGTAGCATAATCAATTGCTGCAATTAAAGTCCCCACCGTAATAATAGCAGGAATAGCAAGGGTCATTTTACCACCAAAATATACAACAAAAGCAGCAGCAAAAGAACCTGTTAAAATGACAACAGGTATATACATAGCAGTGTAATAAGAGGCTCGATAAGAAGCATGATGCATACGACCACTTAAGGCTTGAAATTCTTGACTAACACGGGCTTCTTGAGCCGTACTTTTATTGACAACAATCCCATTGATATGTTCTGAAAAAGTAGCCGTCAATTCACTATTTATTTTTCGAGAGGCTCTAGAATATTGTAATACCAATAGTCTGATTTTGACAGAAACCACTAGCATAAAAGGAATAGAAAGTGCTACGATCAATCCTAATTTCCAACTGTATATAAATAAAACAACTAGACAAAATGAAATCATAGAAATTCCCCAAAATGCTTCTAGTAAGCCCCAAGAAATAACTTCAGCAACACGGTCGGTATCAGAGGTCAAACGAGTAAGCAACCAGCCTGAAGCAGAACGATCATAAAACGAGAACGACAACTTTTGTAAACGTTCAAACATGGCTTTTCGCAAATCGTGCATAACATATTCTTGGATACGTCCAGCATAACGGATAAATAGATAAACGCCTATGGCTTGGATGAGTCCTATTAGAATAAAAATACCTGTATAGTAGTAAATCAAACTAAAATCTAGAACATAATTAGTTCCTTGGTCTTGTGCCAGTTTTAGTGCTTCCAATTGGGGCGTAATGGCATCGTCTATCATGACTTTCAACAACAAAGGAAAAAGCGCATCTGCCACGGCAACTATCATTACCCAAAAAAGCAAGCCAAGTACCCATTTAGGATATTGCCAAGCATAGCCTCCAATTCTTTTTAGAAAAGGCAATAGGGCGCGCTTGCTGCTAAATTGTTGGTCTGTTAATGTATTCGTTTTCATGAAAATTTAGCTTAAAAAGGTACGGTTTAAAAAACAACAAAAAATGAATAACGCTTGGTTAATAACTTTATAAAAATTACTGGATAGAATCTTCAATACTAGATTGTATATCATATACTTCTCGGTAAAAACTTTTGTTTTTTAATAACTCCTTGTGCGTCCCTAATTCTAAAACCTTACCATCTGTTAGCACTAGAATTTTATCTGCATCCTGTATAGAAGTTAATCGATGAGCAATAATAAAGGTAGTTTTGCCCTTCATCCGTTTATTTAGAGCCTGTTGCATTTTGAATTCCGTTTCGGTATCAACAGCAGAAGTCGCATCATCTAATACTAAGATAGCTGGATCACTTAGTAAGGTTCTAGCTAAGGCAACTCGCTGTTTTTGACCTCCTGAGAGTGTTACTCCCTTTTCGCCGACTAGGGTTTCATAACCTGCGCTCATTTTATGGATAAAGTCTGTTACACAGGCGTCATCTGCTACGCTTTCTAAATCTTCTTCCGAAACATCAGTCTGTTGAGACAATTGCGTTTGTCCATGAATATTTTTTCGAGCATAAGCAATATTCTCTCGAATAGAAGTAGAAAATAAAAAGGGTTTTTGGAGTACGACTCCAAATTGTTGCCGCAAAAATACTTTATCGTAGGAGGTTAATGGCTTACCATTTAATAAAATCAAACCATCGTCAGGTTCGTAAAAACGTAATAAAAGCGCAATAATCGTCGATTTTCCTGCACCAGTACTGCCCATTATAGCTAGCTTTTCGCCTAGATTTACGTTAAAACTAACATCTTGCAAAGCCCATTTCCCTGTTGTGGTTTTATTGGCATTGGGATAGGCAAACCAGACGTTTCTGAATTCAATTTCTCCCAGTTGTTCTTCTGAATTAGCAGCAGGTTGCAGGTTGTAATCTTCTGTTTCTGCCTCTAGAATTTGGGTAATTCGCTCCATGGCAACGCCAGCCATTCCCAATTGAGAAACAATACGCCCTAAATTTCGCATGGGCCAAGTAACCATGACAGCATAGGCAAAGAAACTAGTGTATTCTCCTACTGTAATCTCCCCTAATAAGGCATAATATCCTCCTGCAAATAAAGATAGGGCGATTTGAACATTGACCAACCAATCAGAAAAGGGCCAGAATAACATGTGCAAATCAATATGTCTGACGCCTATTGTTCGCTTTGCTTTATTTTGTGCTGCAAAACGATGCGTCTCATTTTCTTCTTCTGCAAATGCTTGAACCACCCGAATTCCAGCTAGGTTCTCCTGAATAATAGCAGTTAATTTATCTTGTTCATTTTCATGTTCTTCCCATACTGTTTGCTCCTTTTTAAAGAAAAAATAAGAAGTTAATATAATGGGAACAAATAAAGCAATAGAGATAAGTGCATAACTAGGGTGTACCATCCACATCATTGCAAATGCACCAGTGGCAATGGCTGCTAGCCGAATCAGTTCAGAAATTTGTGTGCCAATAAATTTTTGAATCGTTCCTATATCTCCTGTGCAGCGTTGAATCAATTCGCCAGTAGGAATTTTACTCATTTGAGATAAAGACAAACTCTGTATATGTGCAAATAAACGATCTCTAAAAGCCTTAATGGCTTTTTCGGTACTATCTGCTACAATTATATTGGCCGTAAACCAGCTTAGCGCTTTTATGGCTACAATGGAAACCAACAAAACTCCCAAACAAAATAAAAACCAGTGAAGGTTATCGGAGTTGTTGGTTGGCAATACAGCATAAAAAAGGTAAACTAAAAAATCAGGTTCTTGGTGAGTAGCTGTTGTTGCAAAATGTTCTACCACTCCATCAATAGCGATTTGTATGACCTTGGGCTCTAACATTCTTACTAAAGAAGAAAATGTTAATAGAAGCCCTGCTATTAAATATCGGTTTTTCCATTGCCCCAATACTCCCCAAAGTTGGTAAAATTTTTGCATGATTAACGTAAATTAAAATTCCCTCTAAATTTCTTATTAAACGTATCTTTAATAGATGCTAACGTGCCACAAACAGTAAAAAATAGGCATTAGTTCCCACTACTAAACAGAATTTTAAACTTTAAAAGAGTATCCGATTATTTTCAAGTGTTAATTAATTGTCAAAATATATTTAGATCGTATACAATTATTTAAGTATGTGACTATCCAAAAAGAAGTAAAAATAATCTATGAGACGATTCTATTTCTTGCTATTATTGTCAATAATAATAACAGGATGCCAGCAACAACAAGTACCAGAAACACTATATGATTTAGAAGGGCAAAGTATTACAAGCCAAACGAGGGAAATGCAACGATCAATCTTATACCAAGTTCCCAAAGAACGAGTGTTGAACCAGCCCATAAAAATATTTGATGGATATGTTTTAGAGCGCATCAAAAATCAAAAAAATGTAAGGTTAAAAATCCAGAACGATAACGGAGAATTATTGATGTTTGAGATAGAAGAAGAATTAGCGAATCAACTAAGACAGAATATGGAATTAATTGTTCGTTATAGCCATGTTAAGGGGGAGGTAGTTGTGGTAGAAATTAGAAAAAAATCTTGATTTTAGTAATGAATAAGTTGTTGTTAATTAATGCGGTATCGCTATTGAAGAACAGGTCATAATTACTACTAATTATGACCTGTTTTAAAAGATATAGAACTTACATTAGTTTCCATTCTACAGAGATAAATTTCTCTGCCCAAGGGAATTTTATAAAAGTAAAGCTCCAAGGAAGTGTTTTTAGCAAGATGTCAAAGGTTTGTTTTTGAACCTGTAATAGCCATTTTCCTTCTTCTTCTTTCACGGTACCTTCTCTAATCAAAAAAGAACCCCTTAATGAATTTGGGGTCATACTTTTCATTTTGGGCCAGTTGTGGATAACCCCTCCCAATAGGCTTTCAGCAGTTTTTAATTCATCGGGGGTAAATTCAATACCAAAAGGAACGGGCTCTGTAATCGGAAAGTTACAGAATATTTTATTTAATAAAAGTTCATTCTCTGGCGCTTCGGTTTTTCCTGTTACCAAATATTGAAGAAGATGAATGGCCTTGTACTGAGCGTCAATATCAACAAACTCTTTCTTTTTAACATAGCCTAACATGGAAAATAGACGACCAATATAAGGCCAAAGAAGCACCATTCCTGCATTGTATACTTGAAGCGGTTCATCAATAGGAGCGAGGATAGGAGTTTTGGGTTTCCGTTTCTTTTTGGGTACTTCAGGCTCAACAACAGGAGGCGTTTCCGTTTTGTTAATCTCTTCTACAATAAAATCTTTTTGTTGCTCTAAATCTTTTACTTTTAGTGTCTGCTTCACTTTTTCTTGTTGGAGCCGATCTTGTTCTTCGGTTAAAATAGCATTAGACTGTTTAATCCGACGGTTTTGAAATCTAGTGAAAATAGCATCAATATTGGCTCTTAGGCGGATAAAATCTTTTTTTGTTTTATCATCTTTGACCACCTCAATCATTTCATCAACTTGAACCTGCTGCTGTTGCCACAATAAGGTAATTTGTTCTTGAACTTTTTTTAATGCTTCAAGACTAGTAGCTTGATTTAATTCCTTTTCTAAACGTTTTTGAGCAGTGCTTAGCATTTGTCCATGCGCCAACAAGTTCTTTTGATCTTGACGCTTAATGATCTTAACGATTTGTTGTTGAATTTCAGCTCTTTCAGGACTATGTTCGCTAGGGTTTTGGGCATAATATTGTTCCAATGCTTCCCATTCTTTCCACAATTGTATTGGGGCAACACGATTTATTTTTTGAAGTAGCTGTTGCTGCTGTTTGTCTAATTGTTGCGAACGTTTTAGATCTTCTAAACGAACTATTTTGGGGGCTGATTGATGGATGATTTCCAGTAGCGATTGACGGTAGGCAACATCCGCTATACTGGGGGCAAGTGCTAGTAAATCTTGAATAAAAAGTGCATGGCTATGGTCTTCATCCTCTAAATCCTTTAACAAGGTAGGTAATTTTTGGAGGGCAGAAGGCATTGCTTTGCTAAGGTCTGCTTGCAATTCAATTTGGCGTTCCAATAAAGAAAGCTCAAATGCCTTTTCTTCCATCAATGCCTCCACTTGAATATTTTTAGCTGTCTCCGCTTCTAATTGTAACGCTAGATCTGCTAAGCTTGCTGTCAACTGACGGATTTGGCGCTCTACTTTTCGTAACAAAGGAGGTCTACGGAATTTTAATAACTTTAGTTGAGCTTGATACAAAGCAATCTTGCGTTTATTTTCAAGGCGTTTTAGTGCATCTGCTCGCTTTTTTTCTCCTTCTTCGATGGTTGTATCTACTTTCTCTTCTTCCCCTGTTTTCTCTGTTTCCTTTTTTTCTTGTTCTTCTGCGGCACTTTTAATTAAGGCTTCTAGTTCTAAGCTATATTTTTCGATGGCAGCCTCTAACTCCACTAATTTATAGGATTGTTCAGGTATTCCTTGATATTCTGCGGACTCTTCAGACAAAATATCTACCATCACAGTAGACGTTTCGGTGTATTCTTTAGCGATAAAATTAATCTGCTCGTTTAGGTTTGCCCGCAACTCTGCATCTTTTGCATGCTTTTCTTCCATCTTTAATGCTTCAACTTCTAACATTAAAATGGAGATAAGCCAAGAGCTTTTAGAACTCGTTCCCAATACCGATTTGATACGGCGTTTGGTTTCTGTTAATAAGGCTAATATTTTGCGGCCTGTTTTCTGTTGTTTAGCAAGGAATATAGCTTTGATATAGTTGATGGGGTCAAAACGTTCCTGTTGTTGACTTAGAAAGAGATTGAACAGTACATCCTTCTCCAAATCCAATTTAGTAGTTCCTGCTATCTTTTTAAAATCTTCAAAATGTCGCTGAACGGGCAATAAAGCTTTTGGGCGTACCAAATGGACAATTTCCCAAAACGTATCGTCCGAAAATTCAGTAATAATAAGGTTGCGAACATTAGACAGCCTCAATGAGTTGAAAATAACTTGAGTGGCTTCTGCTTTATTGATTTGAATTTGTTCTAAGAGTAAATGTTCAAATTTTTCTTTAGAATCATAGCCCAACTCTTTCGCTTTTGTGGTGAGCTGTCCCGTAGACATAAAGGTCGCTAACAACTCTAATTTTTGTTGATTATTAAGATAAGTTCCTTCCTCTTTTTGTTGTACCTCTTGTGCATAAAGCACCAACTCCCGCTCTAAGGCATTTACTTTTTTATCTTTGGCTAATTGTTCGTTCCACTCCAAAAAGGGTATAAAATCACCCCCTTTGTTTTTAATGATATTATTGGTGTATTCTATTAGCTTGGTAGGAGAAATGTTGTAGGCTCTCGCTATTTGTAAGGTGACTTCTTTCGTAAAGGTTTGAGGATTAAAAGCCTGACGATTACTTAACAACTGTTCTACTATGATTCCCCATTGGAATTTTTTGCGTTCTGTATCTGTGAGCGCTTCAAAACCTTGTGCAAAATGAATGGTATATAACAATTCTGCCTGCACAAAGATGGTTTTTATATCATTGGGGTATAATTGACGCAATACGGTTTGTATAGCTTGCTCTGACAACTGGTTAATGGTACGTTCCCAAACAACAGGATATTTACCAATTTGTTGCAAGGCACGGCGCAATTTTTCAGGGCTTTTGGAGGCAAATTCTAAAAACAACTCTTCTATGGACTGCTTAGGTAAATCTTCTGCCCACCAAGGGCTTGCCCCATATTGTAGCATAAAAATTAAAGCATCTAATTTGGAAGTGCCAGTTGGTTCTACTACATCTAGCCCCTTATTATCAACTACGGTTAAGGTGGTTTTTAAGGCTTCTTGCAATTCTTTTTCATGGGCAATTAATTGCTCAATATACTCATTTAGCTTGATCAATTCTTTCTGCAATCGACTTCGTTCTTGACGCAAATGCTGTTTTTCTTCTGCAGTAATATTGCCTCGCAAGGCCTTGTTGATGTCAACTAAAAATAACTCAATATCCTTTTGATCTAGTTTTAATTGATGAACGACATTTTGAATCGCACGATGATATTTACCAATGCGATTATTAACCCGTTTGATGCGCTGTTGGGCAATACTGCCAACCTTTGAGTTTAGCTTATTTTTGTCTTTTAGCAGCTTCTCAACTTCTTTATTTAAGGTGTCTTGTAGCTTTTTAAATTCCTTTTCGGTCGTAGACAAGCGTTTTTCGAGTATTTTTTGTTCTTGTGTTTGGGCAAATTGTAATTGATTTTTGAGCGCCTGTCGTTGTTGTATTAATACTTCGATATCAAGAGGCATGTCCATATCCTCCAACTCTTCCATTGTTTGTTCTAGTTGGCGGATTTTTTTAGAAAATGCCCTCAGTTGCCCCAATTCAATAGCAGAAATAGTCCCTTTTGCCTGTTTTTGGAGCAATTTTTCCAATTCTTTTTCTACAACCTTATAATCCTTTTTGGCTTTACGAAGCTCTTTTCGTTCAACATCTAGTTTTTGTTGTAAGTGCTCATCCAACTGATCTAAAGTAGATCGAATTGCAGTATCGCTTTTTTTACGTCGAACACTCTTGTAACTTTCTTTTACTAAGATTTCATAAGGCGTTTGTGTAGCAATAGCAAGCTCTTCTAATACTAATTTAACAAAAGTCTTTTTTACAAACTTATTTTTCTTTTGAAGGAAGAAATAATCAATTACCTCTGTTAAAACAATGGTTCTTAATTTTGAACTACTAATCGATTGACCAATATTTTGCCGATTAGAAGTTAAGAACTCTAAATCCTTTAAACTAGCTTGAATGAATTTGATGTTTTCATTAGGAGTAGGCTCTAATAATTGTAAAATTTTATCCGTAGAAAATTGAAAAATTAAACGTTGTATAAAATTGGAGTTATCGGCATGTCGCTCAAGCATGCGCTGAATGTCAATTAACTGACGTTCTAATAACTGATGGAAAAGCTCCTGAAGGGACTGTTTGGACTCTACGGCTGCCCAACTGGGAATAGCACCATACTCTAAGAAATATTCTAAAATCTGAATATCTTGATATCTTCCCTCAAAACCAGCACGAACTTTTGTTTTTACGGCACTAGAAGGTACTTTTCGTTGTTGTACTTCAGCAATGATATGTCGAGCAAATGTTCGTTCTTTATAGCTTATGGTACCCAAAGCAGAGCTTCCATCAAATACATAGTTGATAGCGGCACTTAAAATGGCTTTCTCTGATTTTTGACCCAGCTTTTTTTTGAGTAGTATAATTTGCTTTTTTGCCTGATGTATTTTTTGACCATAAAGCAGTTCAAAAAATACATTTAATTGAGCAGCAGAAAACTGTTGGTATAGACGTTCTCGGACTTTTTTATCTTTACGCAATAGAAAGATACGCTGAACTAAGTGTTTAGCATTCCTACTGGTTAAATCATCAAAAATGTCACTAATCGTACCATTGTCAGTACTCGCCCAAGTTGGATAATAGCCATTAATAAGAAAAAATTCAAGAACGCCCATTTTTGAAAACCGCTGTCTTTTTCCACTTTTGCTAGCCGCTTTTTTTTCCATACGACCAATCTTCGCTTTGAGCTCTCGTTCTACTATTTGTTTGATTTTCTTTATAATTGCTTTTTCTAAATCAGCAGGTTCTTCAAAATCAAAGCTGCCCAAATCTAAGGTAAGCTCATCGATTTGAATATCGACATCTTGGGGGGCAATTTTATCAAATACCCTATCCAGTTCTTTACCAATATGTTCTTTGTAGAAGTAGATAAAGTTTTGTTGTACTTGATTGATTTCATTATCGTCATCAATCCCTTCAATGTCTAAATTGATGATTTGATGCTCAATGGTATGTTTATTTTCTTTTTTTGTCAAAGTCTAAAGATTGAAAAGGGGTAATAGCACAAAATAATTCAATAAATTTATTAATTTTTGAGGATTAAATACTCAAAAAAAAAATAATATGCTCAATTTATCTATTGATCCAGTAAATATTGAAGCCTCTTTTGATCAAATCGCCGATCAATTGTTCAACCAATACTTGTTATCAATTGGTAAAAAAAGGTATCAATTTACAGAAATCGAATTTTATTATAATACAATAGCAGCAACTAAAGATAATTTTGCGCACCAACATGGCGAGGAATATTTGGACGGAACATGGCGACTGCACAGTTCGGGATTAGATATTGTCCTAAAAGGAATAGGAAGTTATTATGGTGGAATTTTAATTCGAGGGATACAGGAATTGGATGAACAGTTCCAGCCAATAGGTACTCCAATTGATGGCCCATGGAACACGGTAACGACTTGTGTGCGAGAAATGGGAGCCGTTGATAAGACTAAAAGCTTTGTTTTGACAAAACGGTTGGAGGATAAAAAACGAAAATTTATAAAATCGCCACGAGTGGGGTTATTTTTGAAGGAAGCAGAAAATTTAGAATATATTTGCAAACCATGGCGTTATACTTCTATTCCTGTTGTTACTAAAAAATATCGACACTTGGTTTATTTGCAACTTTGTTTGGATAAAAATAAAATGACAGAAACAGAGCACACTTCCATCCTCGAACAACTGGGCTTAAGCCAACGTTCTATGGAAGATTATAAACGTTATTTTGAAGCAGGAAAACACACGGATTTGGACACTTTAGTAGGAGGAAAAACAACCGTAGAAAATACCTGTAAATTGTTTGGTCACTATACAATAAAATTATGAAATACTTTTTTGGGATAATTTTGGGGCTTTTTATGATGGGGCAAACAGAATTGAATGCACAATATTATGACCAAACCATTGGTTTGCGTGTAGGAACTTCTGTTGAAGCCAGTTATAAAAGATTTATATTTTATACACCAAAGATACAACAAGCGATAGAGTTTTTAGGTGGTTTTCAAGTAGACGAGGGAATCTTTTTTCCTGGAGTTGTTTACGACCAACCGCTTAATAATGGCTATGTCTTTGAGACCTTATGGGTTTTCCATTTGGATTTGGGCTTTGATACTAATTTTTCGGGTTTTGCAGGGGCTGGAGGCTATTTAGGAGCTTATACAGAAACAGGGAAAACCGCCTTTTTTGGAGGAGGTTTTACAGCCGTTGTAGGAGTAGAATATACCTTCTCTCATGCTCCTGTTAGTGTAAGTGTGGATTGGAAACCTATTATTGGGTTTCCTAGGCTTAGCCTAGCTAGAGGAAGTCTAACCTTGCGTTATGTTTTGCCGACAACTTGGCAGTAGAATAAAGAATTCTTTGCGTTTTTGCTTAAAAAATCCCAAATTAGCAGACTCGTATAAAATCTAAGTTTAATTAAGGCAAGCGTAAACTTTTGTTGGTTCAATAGAATAAAACGCACGAACTACTGAG from Aureispira anguillae encodes:
- a CDS encoding contractile injection system tape measure protein; this translates as MTKKENKHTIEHQIINLDIEGIDDDNEINQVQQNFIYFYKEHIGKELDRVFDKIAPQDVDIQIDELTLDLGSFDFEEPADLEKAIIKKIKQIVERELKAKIGRMEKKAASKSGKRQRFSKMGVLEFFLINGYYPTWASTDNGTISDIFDDLTSRNAKHLVQRIFLLRKDKKVRERLYQQFSAAQLNVFFELLYGQKIHQAKKQIILLKKKLGQKSEKAILSAAINYVFDGSSALGTISYKERTFARHIIAEVQQRKVPSSAVKTKVRAGFEGRYQDIQILEYFLEYGAIPSWAAVESKQSLQELFHQLLERQLIDIQRMLERHADNSNFIQRLIFQFSTDKILQLLEPTPNENIKFIQASLKDLEFLTSNRQNIGQSISSSKLRTIVLTEVIDYFFLQKKNKFVKKTFVKLVLEELAIATQTPYEILVKESYKSVRRKKSDTAIRSTLDQLDEHLQQKLDVERKELRKAKKDYKVVEKELEKLLQKQAKGTISAIELGQLRAFSKKIRQLEQTMEELEDMDMPLDIEVLIQQRQALKNQLQFAQTQEQKILEKRLSTTEKEFKKLQDTLNKEVEKLLKDKNKLNSKVGSIAQQRIKRVNNRIGKYHRAIQNVVHQLKLDQKDIELFLVDINKALRGNITAEEKQHLRQERSRLQKELIKLNEYIEQLIAHEKELQEALKTTLTVVDNKGLDVVEPTGTSKLDALIFMLQYGASPWWAEDLPKQSIEELFLEFASKSPEKLRRALQQIGKYPVVWERTINQLSEQAIQTVLRQLYPNDIKTIFVQAELLYTIHFAQGFEALTDTERKKFQWGIIVEQLLSNRQAFNPQTFTKEVTLQIARAYNISPTKLIEYTNNIIKNKGGDFIPFLEWNEQLAKDKKVNALERELVLYAQEVQQKEEGTYLNNQQKLELLATFMSTGQLTTKAKELGYDSKEKFEHLLLEQIQINKAEATQVIFNSLRLSNVRNLIITEFSDDTFWEIVHLVRPKALLPVQRHFEDFKKIAGTTKLDLEKDVLFNLFLSQQQERFDPINYIKAIFLAKQQKTGRKILALLTETKRRIKSVLGTSSKSSWLISILMLEVEALKMEEKHAKDAELRANLNEQINFIAKEYTETSTVMVDILSEESAEYQGIPEQSYKLVELEAAIEKYSLELEALIKSAAEEQEKKETEKTGEEEKVDTTIEEGEKKRADALKRLENKRKIALYQAQLKLLKFRRPPLLRKVERQIRQLTASLADLALQLEAETAKNIQVEALMEEKAFELSLLERQIELQADLSKAMPSALQKLPTLLKDLEDEDHSHALFIQDLLALAPSIADVAYRQSLLEIIHQSAPKIVRLEDLKRSQQLDKQQQQLLQKINRVAPIQLWKEWEALEQYYAQNPSEHSPERAEIQQQIVKIIKRQDQKNLLAHGQMLSTAQKRLEKELNQATSLEALKKVQEQITLLWQQQQVQVDEMIEVVKDDKTKKDFIRLRANIDAIFTRFQNRRIKQSNAILTEEQDRLQQEKVKQTLKVKDLEQQKDFIVEEINKTETPPVVEPEVPKKKRKPKTPILAPIDEPLQVYNAGMVLLWPYIGRLFSMLGYVKKKEFVDIDAQYKAIHLLQYLVTGKTEAPENELLLNKIFCNFPITEPVPFGIEFTPDELKTAESLLGGVIHNWPKMKSMTPNSLRGSFLIREGTVKEEEGKWLLQVQKQTFDILLKTLPWSFTFIKFPWAEKFISVEWKLM